A stretch of the Streptomyces sp. NBC_01428 genome encodes the following:
- a CDS encoding ABC transporter ATP-binding protein, whose product MATERGWARRLAGYAWRYPKDVVLALGSSLGGMALMAVVPLITKVIIDDVIGDRSRGMAPWAGALIGAAVLVYAFTFVRRYYGGRLALDVQHDLRTDMYRTITRLDGRRQDELSTGQVVGRATSDLQLIQGLLFMLPMTIGNVLLFLISLGIMASLSLPLTLVALAVAPALWFVAKRSRSKLHPATWYAQAQAAAVAGVVDGSVSGVRVVKGFGQEEQETGKLREVGRRLFAGRLRTIRLNAKYTPALQAVPALGQVAMLAVGGWLAVRGQITLGTFVAFSTYLAQLVGPVRMLAVVLTVGQQARAGAERVLELIDTRPSIKDGTKDLPADAPATVEFDDVSFGYEEGRPVLDGLSFEIRAGETLAVVGTSGSGKSTVSLLMPRFYDVTHGAVLVGGHDVRELTTASLRAAIGLVPEDSFLFSDTVRANIAYGRPDATQDEIETAARAAQAHRFIAELPAGYDTTVGEHGLTLSGGQRQRVALARAILTDPRLLVLDDATSAVDARVEHEIHEALSHVMEGRTTLLIAHRRSTLNLADRIAVLDGGRLADIGTHEELQARSALYRRLLTDPDELGGVSPGHARPAAPREDTSVREELDAEFDAERGVTPHLWTGDREPRDTALDGMPATPGLLAQVEALPPATDVPDVDEAQAVRAEDSYGLRRLLRGFGAPLLVSLALVAVDAVMTLLLPVLIRHGIDQGVTRVALGAVWAAAAFGLVTVLVQWAAQIGETRMTGRTGERVLYALRLKIFAQLQRLGLDYYERELTGRIMTRMTTDVDALSTFLQTGLVTAFVSVVTFFGIMGALLIIDVQLALVVFVTLPPLVIGTFFFRRASVKAYELARERVSLVNADLQESVSGLRILQAFRREDASGARFTEGSDSYRSARIRGQWLISVYFPFVQLLSSVAAAAVLIVGAHRIDAGTLSTGALVAYLLYIDLFFAPVQQLSQVFDGYQQATVSLGRIQELLQEPTSTKTAEEPLDVLSLRGEIAFEDVDFAYGPAGESEEALSAVSLRIPAGQTVAFVGETGAGKSTLVKLVARFYDPTGGRVTVDGTDLRALDITSYRHRLGVVPQEAYLFQGTVRDAIAYGRPDAGDAEVEAAARAVGAHDMIATLEGGYLHEVAERGRNLSAGQRQLIALARAELVDPDVLLLDEATAALDLASEALVNQATDRLAGRRTTLVVAHRLTTAARADRVVLMDHGRVAEDGTHDELLRQDGRYAALWRTFVGDPEPEEPVGSTA is encoded by the coding sequence GTGGCGACGGAACGGGGATGGGCACGGCGACTCGCCGGGTACGCGTGGCGGTACCCGAAGGACGTGGTGCTCGCACTCGGGTCGTCCCTGGGCGGCATGGCCCTGATGGCCGTCGTCCCGCTGATCACCAAGGTGATCATCGACGACGTGATCGGCGACCGCAGCCGCGGCATGGCCCCCTGGGCGGGCGCGCTGATCGGCGCCGCCGTCCTCGTCTACGCCTTCACGTTCGTCCGCCGCTACTACGGCGGCCGGCTCGCCCTCGACGTCCAGCACGACCTCCGGACCGACATGTACCGGACGATCACGCGGCTGGACGGGCGGCGGCAGGACGAGCTGTCCACCGGGCAGGTCGTGGGCCGCGCGACCAGCGACCTCCAGCTGATCCAGGGCCTGCTCTTCATGCTCCCGATGACCATCGGGAACGTGCTGCTCTTCCTGATCTCCCTCGGGATCATGGCCTCGCTCTCCCTGCCGCTGACCCTGGTCGCGCTGGCCGTCGCCCCCGCCCTCTGGTTCGTCGCCAAGCGCAGCCGCTCCAAACTGCACCCGGCCACCTGGTACGCGCAGGCGCAGGCCGCGGCCGTGGCGGGCGTCGTCGACGGCTCCGTCAGCGGCGTCCGCGTGGTCAAGGGCTTCGGCCAGGAGGAGCAGGAGACCGGCAAGCTGCGCGAGGTCGGCCGGCGCCTCTTCGCGGGACGCCTGCGCACCATCCGGCTGAACGCCAAGTACACCCCGGCCCTCCAGGCCGTGCCCGCGCTCGGCCAGGTCGCGATGCTCGCCGTCGGCGGCTGGCTGGCGGTGCGCGGCCAGATCACCCTCGGCACCTTCGTCGCCTTCTCCACCTACCTCGCGCAGCTCGTCGGACCGGTGCGGATGCTCGCGGTCGTGCTGACCGTCGGACAGCAGGCCCGAGCGGGCGCCGAGCGGGTCCTCGAACTCATCGACACCCGGCCGTCGATCAAGGACGGCACCAAGGACCTGCCCGCCGACGCGCCCGCCACCGTCGAGTTCGACGACGTGTCGTTCGGCTACGAGGAGGGCCGGCCGGTCCTCGACGGGCTGAGCTTCGAGATCCGCGCCGGCGAGACCCTCGCGGTCGTCGGCACCTCCGGCTCCGGCAAGTCGACCGTCTCGCTGCTGATGCCCCGCTTCTACGACGTGACGCACGGCGCCGTCCTCGTCGGCGGCCACGACGTGCGTGAGCTGACCACCGCGTCGCTGCGCGCCGCGATCGGGCTCGTCCCCGAGGACTCCTTCCTCTTCTCCGACACCGTCCGCGCCAACATCGCCTACGGCCGCCCCGACGCCACCCAGGACGAGATCGAGACCGCGGCCCGCGCCGCCCAGGCACACCGCTTCATCGCCGAACTGCCCGCCGGCTACGACACCACCGTCGGCGAGCACGGCCTCACCCTCTCCGGCGGCCAGCGCCAGCGCGTCGCACTCGCCCGGGCGATCCTCACCGACCCCCGGCTGCTCGTCCTCGACGACGCCACCTCCGCCGTGGACGCCCGGGTCGAGCACGAGATCCACGAGGCGCTGAGCCACGTCATGGAGGGCCGCACCACCCTGCTGATCGCCCACCGCCGCTCCACCCTGAACCTCGCCGACCGCATCGCCGTCCTCGACGGCGGCCGGCTCGCCGACATCGGCACCCACGAGGAACTCCAGGCCCGCTCCGCGCTCTACCGGCGGCTGCTCACCGACCCGGACGAACTCGGCGGCGTCTCCCCGGGCCACGCCCGCCCGGCCGCACCCCGCGAGGACACCTCCGTACGCGAGGAACTGGACGCCGAGTTCGACGCCGAGCGCGGGGTGACACCGCACCTGTGGACGGGCGACCGCGAACCCCGCGACACCGCGCTCGACGGGATGCCCGCCACCCCCGGACTCCTCGCCCAGGTCGAGGCGCTGCCCCCGGCCACCGACGTGCCGGACGTCGACGAGGCCCAGGCGGTCCGCGCCGAGGACTCCTACGGACTGCGCCGGCTGCTCCGCGGGTTCGGCGCCCCGCTGCTCGTCAGCCTCGCGCTGGTCGCCGTCGACGCCGTGATGACCCTGCTGCTGCCCGTGCTGATCCGGCACGGCATCGACCAGGGCGTCACCCGCGTCGCGCTCGGCGCGGTGTGGGCGGCCGCGGCCTTCGGCCTGGTCACGGTCCTCGTCCAGTGGGCGGCGCAGATCGGTGAGACCCGGATGACGGGCCGCACCGGCGAACGGGTCCTCTACGCGCTGCGCCTGAAGATCTTCGCCCAGCTCCAGCGCCTCGGCCTCGACTACTACGAGCGGGAACTGACCGGCCGGATCATGACCCGGATGACGACCGACGTCGACGCCCTGTCGACGTTCCTGCAGACTGGCCTGGTCACGGCCTTCGTCTCCGTCGTCACCTTCTTCGGCATCATGGGCGCCCTCCTGATCATCGACGTCCAGCTGGCCCTGGTCGTCTTCGTGACCCTCCCGCCGCTCGTCATCGGCACGTTCTTCTTCCGCCGCGCGAGCGTCAAGGCCTACGAACTGGCCCGCGAACGCGTCTCGCTCGTCAACGCCGACCTCCAGGAGTCGGTGTCCGGACTGCGCATCCTCCAGGCGTTCCGGCGCGAGGACGCGAGCGGAGCGCGGTTCACCGAGGGCAGCGACAGCTACCGCAGCGCGCGCATCCGCGGACAGTGGCTGATCTCCGTCTACTTCCCCTTCGTGCAGCTGCTCTCCTCGGTGGCCGCCGCGGCCGTGCTGATCGTGGGCGCCCACCGGATCGACGCCGGCACCCTGTCCACCGGCGCCCTGGTCGCCTACCTCCTCTACATCGACCTGTTCTTCGCGCCCGTGCAGCAGCTCTCGCAGGTCTTCGACGGCTACCAGCAGGCCACCGTCTCGCTGGGCCGCATCCAGGAACTGCTCCAGGAGCCGACCTCGACGAAGACCGCCGAGGAGCCCCTCGACGTGCTGTCGCTGCGCGGCGAGATCGCGTTCGAGGACGTCGACTTCGCCTACGGGCCCGCGGGCGAGAGCGAGGAGGCGCTCAGCGCGGTGTCGCTGCGCATCCCGGCCGGGCAGACCGTCGCCTTCGTCGGCGAGACCGGCGCGGGCAAGTCGACCCTGGTGAAGCTGGTCGCCCGCTTCTACGACCCGACCGGCGGGCGGGTCACCGTCGACGGCACCGACCTGCGCGCCCTCGACATCACCTCCTACCGGCACCGCCTCGGCGTCGTCCCCCAGGAGGCCTACCTCTTCCAGGGAACCGTCCGCGACGCCATCGCCTACGGCCGTCCCGACGCCGGTGACGCCGAGGTGGAGGCCGCCGCGCGCGCGGTCGGCGCCCACGACATGATCGCCACGCTGGAGGGCGGCTACCTCCACGAGGTCGCCGAGCGCGGACGCAACCTCTCCGCCGGCCAGCGCCAGCTGATCGCACTGGCCCGCGCGGAGCTGGTCGACCCGGACGTGCTCCTCCTGGACGAGGCGACCGCCGCGCTCGACCTCGCCTCCGAGGCGCTGGTCAACCAGGCCACCGACCGGCTCGCGGGCCGCCGTACGACGCTCGTCGTCGCCCACCGGCTGACCACGGCCGCCCGCGCCGACCGGGTCGTGCTGATGGACCACGGCCGCGTCGCCGAGGACGGCACCCACGACGAACTGCTGCGCCAGGACGGCCGGTACGCCGCGCTGTGGCGGACCTTCGTCGGCGACCCGGAGCCCGAGGAGCCCGTCGGCTCCACCGCCTGA
- a CDS encoding S28 family serine protease yields MRKALRWLLALTVLIGTLSTAGAATAAPPEAHGTTTAAPPEAHGTTTAAPPEAHGTTTGTTDRADEDIKDRLLAIPGMSLVEEKPYTGYRFFVLNYTQPVDHRHPSRGTFQQRITVLHKDTERPTVFYTGGYNVSTTPSRREPTQIVDGNQVSLEYRYFTPSRPAPADWSKLDIWQAASDQHRVFRALKPIYHKKWIATGGSKGGMTATYFERFYPRDMDGVVAYVAPNDVVNDEDSAYDRFFTQVGTKECRDRLNAVQREALVRREPLEKKYAAYAADNGYTFTTVGSLDKAYEAVVLDYVWGFWQYSLLADCDTIPANAATATDDEIWDSVDTISGFSFYTDQGLEPYTPYYYQAGTQLGAPTIHFPYIERKYVHYGYQPPRNFVPRSIPMRFQGSAMRDVDSWVRHHAQHMLFVYGQNDPWGAERFRVGSGARDAYVFTAPGMNHGANVAGLAADQKALATARILQWAGVAPAAVAADPSAARPLAPYDAKLDRRDVEREMTLRP; encoded by the coding sequence ATGCGCAAGGCGCTCAGATGGCTGCTGGCGCTCACGGTGCTCATAGGCACACTGAGCACGGCCGGGGCCGCCACCGCGGCCCCGCCGGAGGCCCACGGCACCACCACCGCGGCCCCGCCGGAGGCCCACGGCACCACCACCGCGGCCCCGCCGGAGGCCCACGGCACCACCACCGGCACCACCGATCGGGCCGACGAGGACATCAAGGACCGCCTCCTCGCGATCCCGGGCATGAGCCTCGTCGAGGAGAAGCCCTACACGGGCTATCGGTTCTTCGTCCTGAACTACACCCAGCCGGTCGACCACCGGCACCCGTCCAGGGGCACGTTCCAGCAGCGCATCACGGTGCTGCACAAGGACACCGAACGCCCGACGGTCTTCTACACCGGCGGCTACAACGTCTCCACCACGCCGAGCCGCCGCGAGCCGACCCAGATCGTCGACGGCAACCAGGTCTCCCTGGAGTACCGCTACTTCACGCCGTCCCGGCCCGCGCCGGCCGACTGGTCCAAGCTCGACATCTGGCAGGCGGCCAGTGACCAGCACCGCGTCTTCCGGGCCCTCAAGCCGATCTACCACAAGAAGTGGATCGCCACCGGCGGCTCGAAGGGCGGCATGACGGCTACCTACTTCGAGCGCTTCTACCCGCGTGACATGGACGGTGTCGTCGCCTACGTGGCGCCCAACGACGTCGTCAACGACGAGGACTCGGCGTACGACCGCTTCTTCACGCAGGTCGGCACCAAGGAGTGCCGCGACCGGCTGAACGCCGTGCAGCGCGAGGCCCTCGTGCGCCGGGAGCCGCTGGAGAAGAAGTACGCGGCCTACGCCGCCGACAACGGCTACACCTTCACCACCGTCGGCAGCCTCGACAAGGCGTACGAGGCCGTCGTGCTCGACTACGTGTGGGGCTTCTGGCAGTACAGCCTGCTCGCCGACTGCGACACGATCCCGGCGAACGCCGCCACCGCCACCGACGACGAGATCTGGGACTCCGTCGACACGATCTCCGGCTTCTCGTTCTACACCGACCAGGGCCTGGAGCCGTACACGCCGTACTACTACCAGGCGGGCACCCAGCTCGGCGCGCCGACGATCCACTTCCCGTACATCGAGCGGAAGTACGTCCACTACGGCTACCAGCCGCCGCGGAACTTCGTGCCGCGTTCCATCCCGATGAGGTTCCAGGGGTCCGCGATGCGTGACGTGGACAGCTGGGTCCGCCACCACGCGCAGCACATGCTGTTCGTGTACGGCCAGAACGACCCGTGGGGCGCCGAGCGCTTCCGGGTCGGTTCCGGTGCGCGGGACGCGTACGTCTTCACCGCCCCCGGGATGAACCACGGGGCGAACGTCGCCGGGCTCGCCGCCGACCAGAAGGCGCTCGCCACCGCCCGCATCCTCCAGTGGGCGGGCGTCGCCCCCGCGGCGGTCGCGGCGGACCCGTCGGCGGCCCGGCCCCTCGCGCCGTACGACGCGAAGCTGGACCGGCGTGACGTCGAACGGGAGATGACCCTGCGCCCGTGA
- a CDS encoding glycoside hydrolase family 3 protein, producing MRDSSTGSTAGPSGPDGPNTPSRPSRRTVLAATAGVTAALATGPVAHASGARAPHGDKALRAIVSRMTLEEKVGQLFVMRVYGHSATAPDQADIDANLAEIGVRTAEELIAKYRVGGIIYFAWAHNTRDPHQIADLSNGIQRASLDQPRGLPVLISTDQEHGIVARVGKPATLFPGAMALGAGGSRADARTVGTISGAELRAIGIRQDYSTDADVNVNPANPVIGVRSFGADPDAVAGLVAAEVKGYQSSAVAATAKHFPGHGDTAVDSHFGFPVITHTREVWEKLDAVPFRAAIRAGIDSIMTAHIMVPALDPAGDPATLSHPILTGILRGELGYDGVVVTDALGMEGVRTKYGDDRVPVLALKAGVDQLLNPPDLHVAWNAVLDAVRGGELTEARLDESILRVLRLKAKLGLLSDPYVEDAAVDRVVGTRAHLREADRIAERTTTLLVNKEKLLPLSRRRTPKVLVVGADPASPSLSDGPPTTVLAGALTELGFTATALSTGTAPTAAKITEAVTAAGGADVVVVATYNVTATGSQKTLVERLVATGVPVVAVSVRNPYDVAQLPGVGACVAAYSWIDVEVRAAARVIAGRAEPRGTLPVAVQRADDPTQVLYPIGYGLTY from the coding sequence GTGCGCGACTCCAGCACGGGAAGCACCGCAGGACCGTCCGGTCCGGACGGGCCGAACACACCGTCAAGACCCTCCCGGCGCACGGTTCTCGCCGCGACGGCGGGCGTCACCGCCGCACTGGCCACGGGGCCCGTCGCCCACGCGTCCGGCGCCCGCGCCCCGCACGGCGACAAGGCGCTGCGCGCCATCGTGTCCCGGATGACCCTGGAGGAGAAGGTCGGCCAGCTGTTCGTGATGCGGGTCTACGGCCATTCGGCCACCGCACCCGATCAGGCCGACATCGACGCCAACCTCGCGGAGATCGGCGTCAGGACCGCCGAGGAGCTGATCGCCAAGTACCGCGTCGGCGGCATCATCTACTTCGCCTGGGCGCACAACACCCGCGACCCGCACCAGATCGCCGACCTGTCGAACGGCATCCAGCGCGCCTCGCTGGACCAGCCGCGCGGGCTGCCCGTGCTCATCTCCACCGACCAGGAGCACGGGATAGTGGCCCGCGTGGGCAAGCCCGCGACCCTGTTCCCCGGCGCCATGGCGCTGGGAGCGGGCGGCTCGCGGGCCGACGCCCGGACGGTGGGCACCATCAGCGGCGCCGAGCTGCGCGCGATCGGCATCCGCCAGGACTACTCCACCGACGCCGACGTGAACGTCAACCCGGCCAACCCGGTGATCGGCGTCCGTTCCTTCGGCGCCGACCCGGACGCCGTGGCCGGCCTGGTCGCGGCCGAGGTGAAGGGCTACCAGAGCTCGGCCGTCGCCGCCACGGCCAAGCACTTCCCCGGGCACGGCGACACCGCCGTCGACAGCCACTTCGGCTTCCCGGTCATCACCCACACCCGCGAGGTGTGGGAGAAGCTCGACGCGGTGCCGTTCCGCGCGGCGATCCGGGCCGGCATCGACTCGATCATGACGGCGCACATCATGGTCCCGGCCCTCGACCCGGCCGGCGACCCCGCCACCCTCTCCCACCCGATCCTCACCGGCATCCTGCGCGGCGAACTCGGCTACGACGGGGTGGTGGTGACCGACGCGCTCGGCATGGAGGGCGTGCGGACCAAGTACGGCGACGACCGCGTCCCGGTCCTCGCCCTGAAGGCCGGTGTCGACCAGCTCCTCAACCCGCCGGACCTGCACGTCGCGTGGAACGCCGTGCTGGACGCGGTCCGCGGCGGCGAACTGACCGAGGCCCGCCTCGACGAATCGATCCTGCGCGTCCTGCGGCTCAAGGCGAAGCTCGGCCTGCTGAGCGACCCGTACGTCGAGGACGCGGCCGTCGACCGGGTGGTGGGCACCCGCGCCCATCTCAGGGAGGCCGACCGGATCGCCGAGCGGACCACGACCCTGCTGGTCAACAAGGAGAAGCTGCTCCCGCTGTCCCGGCGGCGCACCCCGAAGGTGCTCGTGGTGGGTGCCGACCCGGCCTCCCCCTCGCTCTCCGACGGGCCGCCCACCACGGTGCTCGCGGGCGCCCTGACCGAACTGGGCTTCACCGCCACCGCCCTGTCCACGGGCACGGCACCGACGGCGGCGAAGATCACCGAGGCCGTCACGGCGGCGGGCGGCGCCGACGTCGTGGTCGTCGCCACGTACAACGTCACGGCGACGGGGTCCCAGAAGACCCTCGTCGAGCGGCTCGTCGCCACGGGCGTGCCCGTGGTCGCCGTCTCCGTCCGCAATCCGTACGACGTCGCCCAGCTCCCCGGGGTCGGCGCCTGCGTGGCCGCCTACTCCTGGATCGACGTCGAAGTGCGCGCCGCCGCCCGGGTGATCGCGGGCCGGGCGGAGCCGCGCGGCACGCTCCCGGTGGCCGTGCAGCGGGCGGACGACCCGACGCAGGTGCTGTATCCGATCGGGTACGGCCTGACGTACTAG
- a CDS encoding LysR family transcriptional regulator — MLDLQRLRALHAVAVHGTVGAAAASLGYTPSAVSQQIAKLERETRTVLLERRGRGVRLTEQAEQLAAAAQQLLAIVERAETELEERRGLPAGRLTVAAFASAARGLLPAVLADLAVRHPALDTRLTEVDPHLSVDLVARGAVDLAIAHDWDIAPLPAPPGVEQAPIGEDLCDLLVPAGHPFAGRASVRREDLGGERWICQPPGRVCHDWLVRTLRAAGCEPDIVHQADENPTLVALVAAGLGVALIPRLGRGPLPAGVVEVPLDPLPVRRLYALWRSGAARRPAIAETVRTLQAHWPAVSARN; from the coding sequence ATGCTCGATCTCCAGCGTCTGCGCGCCCTGCACGCCGTGGCGGTGCACGGCACGGTCGGCGCCGCCGCCGCCTCGCTCGGCTACACCCCCTCCGCGGTGTCCCAGCAGATCGCCAAGCTGGAGCGGGAGACCAGGACGGTGCTGCTGGAGCGGCGCGGGCGCGGCGTCCGGCTGACCGAGCAGGCCGAGCAACTGGCGGCGGCCGCGCAGCAGTTGCTGGCGATCGTGGAGCGTGCCGAGACGGAGCTGGAGGAGCGCAGGGGGCTGCCCGCCGGACGGCTGACGGTGGCCGCGTTCGCCTCGGCCGCCAGGGGTCTGCTGCCCGCAGTACTGGCCGATCTGGCCGTCCGCCATCCGGCGCTGGACACCCGGCTGACGGAGGTGGACCCGCATCTGTCCGTCGACCTGGTGGCCCGGGGGGCGGTCGATCTGGCGATCGCGCACGACTGGGACATCGCCCCGCTGCCCGCGCCGCCCGGTGTGGAGCAGGCCCCGATCGGGGAGGACCTGTGCGATCTGCTCGTCCCGGCCGGGCATCCCTTCGCCGGGCGGGCCTCGGTGCGGCGGGAGGACCTCGGCGGCGAGCGGTGGATCTGCCAGCCACCGGGGCGGGTCTGCCACGACTGGCTGGTGCGCACGCTGCGCGCGGCCGGCTGCGAGCCGGACATCGTCCACCAGGCCGACGAGAACCCGACCCTGGTCGCCCTCGTCGCGGCGGGTCTCGGCGTCGCCCTCATCCCCCGGCTCGGCCGCGGACCCCTGCCCGCCGGGGTCGTGGAGGTGCCGCTCGATCCGTTGCCGGTGCGCCGTCTGTACGCGCTGTGGCGCTCGGGAGCGGCTCGCCGGCCGGCCATCGCGGAGACGGTCCGCACCCTCCAGGCCCACTGGCCCGCGGTGTCGGCGCGGAACTGA
- a CDS encoding EamA family transporter, protein MRPAHIALAVLVAAAWGVNFTVIEVGLDHFPPLLFSALRFLVAALPAVFLVGRPKVAWKWIVAVGLALGVAKFGLLFIGMDAGMPPGLSSLVLQIQAVFTALFAFAFLGERPTRVRVAGMAVALCGVGLAAVDEGTAGPLGAFALVIAAAACWGVSNVLTRKASPPDPLNFMVWVSTVPVLPLLGLSLLTEGPSRDLDALRALDWQGAGVVVYAAWITTVFGFGAWGWLLHRHPASTVAPFSLLVPVFGMSSAALFLGESVGPLRWASAALLVGGVALTSRTPRAARAARTALLSSPAPAVSVPTDSAPRACDPTGKAARP, encoded by the coding sequence ATGCGCCCCGCCCACATCGCCCTCGCCGTCCTCGTCGCCGCCGCCTGGGGCGTGAACTTCACCGTCATCGAGGTCGGCCTCGACCACTTCCCGCCCCTCCTCTTCTCGGCCCTGCGCTTCCTCGTGGCCGCCCTGCCCGCCGTGTTCCTCGTGGGCCGCCCCAAAGTGGCGTGGAAGTGGATCGTGGCCGTCGGACTCGCCCTCGGCGTCGCGAAGTTCGGGCTGCTGTTCATCGGCATGGACGCCGGGATGCCCCCCGGCCTGTCCTCCCTCGTGCTCCAGATCCAGGCGGTGTTCACGGCGCTCTTCGCCTTCGCCTTCCTCGGCGAACGCCCCACCCGCGTCCGGGTGGCGGGCATGGCGGTGGCCCTGTGCGGAGTGGGCCTCGCCGCCGTCGACGAGGGCACGGCGGGACCGCTCGGCGCCTTCGCCCTGGTCATCGCGGCGGCCGCCTGCTGGGGCGTCTCCAACGTCCTCACCCGCAAGGCGTCCCCGCCCGACCCGCTCAACTTCATGGTGTGGGTGAGCACCGTCCCCGTCCTCCCGCTGCTCGGCCTCTCGCTGCTCACCGAGGGGCCCTCCCGCGACCTCGACGCGCTGCGCGCCCTGGACTGGCAGGGCGCCGGAGTCGTCGTGTACGCCGCCTGGATCACCACCGTCTTCGGTTTCGGCGCCTGGGGCTGGCTGCTGCACCGGCATCCCGCGTCCACCGTCGCCCCCTTCTCGCTGCTCGTCCCGGTCTTCGGGATGTCGTCGGCCGCCCTGTTCCTCGGCGAGTCCGTCGGCCCGCTGCGCTGGGCGTCCGCCGCCCTGCTGGTGGGCGGGGTCGCCCTCACCTCACGGACACCCCGGGCCGCCCGGGCGGCGCGCACAGCGCTCTTGTCGAGCCCGGCGCCGGCGGTTAGCGTCCCGACGGACAGCGCTCCCCGCGCCTGCGACCCGACCGGGAAAGCGGCCCGCCCATGA
- a CDS encoding Gfo/Idh/MocA family protein — translation MTSEAPAPAVTLAVVGAGDRGTRHARWALDHPGRATVVAVAEPRETRRRRFAAAHGLEPDAAVGDWRDLAERGRIADAVLICTLDREHLEPVLRFAALGYHILLEKPMALTEDECRRIVDAVERAGVTLALGHVLRYTPYTRAVKEVVDSGRLGDVVSVQHLEPVGFWHQAHSFVRGNWRNTQEATSMLMAKSCHDIDWLQYVLGQPPVRVSSFGHLSHFRPENRPEGAADRCLDCAVEPDCPYSARREYGDRLARGEHHWPLSVLLDDFTPEALETALREGPYGRCVYACDNDVVDHQVVSMEFASGATATFTMTAFTEQADRRTRIFGTRGELRGDGENVSVYDFLTRTEEAVDLGRAGGMDAAGGHGGGDAGLMDAFVAAVATKNPGLVKSGPRESLTSHLTVLAAERARHAGTVETV, via the coding sequence ATGACCTCCGAAGCCCCCGCCCCCGCCGTCACGCTCGCCGTCGTCGGTGCCGGCGACCGGGGGACCCGCCACGCGCGCTGGGCCCTGGACCACCCCGGGCGGGCCACCGTCGTGGCCGTCGCCGAACCCCGTGAGACGCGCCGCCGCCGCTTCGCCGCCGCCCACGGCCTGGAGCCGGACGCCGCCGTCGGGGACTGGCGGGACCTCGCCGAGCGCGGCCGGATCGCCGACGCCGTCCTGATCTGCACCCTCGACCGCGAACACCTCGAACCGGTCCTGCGGTTCGCCGCCCTCGGCTACCACATCCTGCTGGAGAAGCCGATGGCCCTCACCGAGGACGAGTGCCGGCGGATCGTCGACGCCGTCGAGCGCGCCGGGGTGACCCTCGCGCTCGGGCACGTCCTGCGCTACACCCCCTACACCCGCGCCGTGAAGGAGGTCGTCGACTCCGGGCGGCTCGGCGACGTCGTCAGCGTCCAGCACCTGGAACCCGTCGGCTTCTGGCACCAGGCGCACTCCTTCGTGCGCGGCAACTGGCGCAACACGCAGGAGGCGACGTCGATGCTGATGGCCAAGTCCTGCCACGACATCGACTGGCTGCAGTACGTCCTCGGCCAACCCCCCGTCCGCGTCTCCAGCTTCGGACACCTCTCGCACTTCCGCCCGGAGAACCGGCCCGAGGGCGCGGCCGACCGCTGCCTCGACTGCGCGGTGGAACCCGACTGCCCCTACTCCGCCCGGCGCGAGTACGGCGACCGGCTCGCCCGCGGCGAACACCACTGGCCGCTCAGCGTGCTCCTCGACGACTTCACGCCCGAGGCCCTGGAGACGGCCCTGCGCGAGGGCCCCTACGGGCGGTGCGTGTACGCCTGCGACAACGACGTGGTCGACCACCAGGTGGTGTCGATGGAGTTCGCCTCCGGGGCCACCGCCACCTTCACCATGACCGCGTTCACCGAACAGGCCGACCGCCGGACCCGGATCTTCGGCACCCGGGGCGAACTGCGCGGCGACGGCGAGAACGTGAGCGTCTACGACTTCCTGACCCGGACCGAGGAGGCCGTCGACCTCGGCCGCGCGGGCGGCATGGACGCGGCGGGCGGGCACGGCGGAGGCGACGCCGGCCTGATGGACGCCTTCGTCGCCGCGGTCGCTACCAAGAACCCCGGCCTGGTGAAGTCCGGCCCGCGCGAGTCCCTCACCAGCCACCTCACCGTCCTGGCCGCCGAACGCGCCCGGCACGCCGGCACCGTGGAGACGGTCTAG